The following is a genomic window from Streptomyces chrestomyceticus JCM 4735.
AACCGGGGTATTACAGGTGCACGGTTTCCGCCAGGGGCTGTGGAGCGGTGACTGGGCTGGGGTCTCGCTCGGACCGCGAGGGGTAGCTATCGGCGGCAGGGAGCGCGTGGTCTGGGGTGTCGTCGGGCCATGCTCCGTCGCGACGTCGAGGAGATGCGCGTCATGGCCGATGCCACAATCGAATTGCCGTTGAGTTTCCAGGTGCCCGAAGAGTTCACCGACATCGACTTCCAGGTGTCCGCCGAGACCAACACCAACCGGCTCATCGAGCGCCTGAACATGGTCGACCCCAAGCCCTCCCAGGAGGAGATCGCGCACGCGGTCCTCGCCCAGCAGTCGATGTACGAGCTATTGTCGGCGGCTGGCGCCGTCTACGCCGGCACCCTGCTGTACGGGCCGACGAAGGACAACCCCGAGGAAAAGCTGTCCTCGGTGATCCTGACGGTCACCGCACGCCCCAGCGAACTGTCCAACGACCAGACTGTGCACCGCCTGTCCCGCGCCCTGGGGGCGATCTACCCCGACGCCGAGGTGGGCGTGGTGGTGCTGGCGGTGGGGCCTGTGGTGCTGATGACCGAGGAGCGCAAGGTCGAAAAGCCCGTCAATCTGCTCGGCGACGGTGGCGGCCCGACCGTCGTGCGGCAGTTGCATGCCTTCGTGCCCATCCCGGGACGCCTGGCGATGGCCGACTTCGCCATCGCCACCGAAAACCTCGCCGACTGGGACTCCTGTGTGGAGGTCCTCGCCGGGGTCTGCCGCACCATCACCTTCCCGGAGACCGACAGTGCAGCCACGACCTGACAAGGGGCACCCCATGCACCAGCGACCCTTCCTGCCCGACTCCCAGCCCGACTCCGATTTCGAGGGAGACAAGGCCATCCGGGCGGTGGAAGTCCGCGCCGGCCACTTCACGGTGAGGCGGGTGACCGGCCCGGCCGACTTCAAACCGAAGGCGCCGGAGCTGAAGACCCTGGGGTTCGAGCCCGAAACGGACGTCCTCGTCCGCGCCGTCCGGGCGGAAATGTGCATGTACGAGCTGGACCCGGACTGGGCCATGCAAGGGTCGGACAGGAACTCGTCCTGCGGGCGTCCGCCCTGCTCAGCGACTCCGCCGGGCTGCGCCTCCTGCTCGGCGAACTGGCCACCGCCTACCAGGGCGGCACCCTTGACGACGACCCCGACCGGCTCCAGTTCCTCGATGTCTCGGAGTGGCTGCTGGAACAGGCCGACGAGGCCGCCGCACGGCCCGCGCCGGCCGCGCCGGGCACGGTGGTCGAGCGACTGTCCCTGCCGTTCTCCGACGGCGGACCGGCGCAGGCACCGCACGTGTTCCGTGCCGAGCTGGGCCGTGCCGCCACCGAAGCGCTCCACCGCCGGGCCGCCATCCAGGGCGTACCGGTACGGTCACTGGCCCTGGCCGCCTGGGCGCTGGCCCTGGCAAGCCGTAACGAGAACGGGGCCGGGGCCGACGACGCCGCCTTCCCGCTCGGCCTGCACGTCGACGGCCGCTCGGCACCCGGAACCGGAACCGTGGCGGGGGCCCTGGACAGTCGGCTCGCCGTCAGCATCCCGCTGCCGCTTCCGGCGGCACCCAAGGAACTGCTCGACGTCCTCCAGCGGCAGGTCTCCCAGGCCGTCGAGGCGGCCGCGTACGCCGGTCCCGCCGGAGACGAGGAGTTCGCCGCCGGGTTCGCCGCGTCCGAGCCGGACACCGTACGGGAGTGGGCGGGTCTGCCCGTCGCGAGTCTGACGGTGGACGGCCCGGCGCCGGTGTCCCCGCTCCACCTGAGTGCCGAGATCGGGCCGGAGGCCATCCGGCTCGCGCTGCACCACGATCCGGGCCATTACGGCGGCGAGGCCGTGCGACGGCTCCTGGACGGCACCGTCGCGATCCTGCACACCCTTCCCGCGGCGTTCGAGGACGATCGCGCGCTGCACATCTGCGGCGAGCAGGAGGCCGCTCTCCTGGCGCGGTGGAGCCGGGGCGGCACGCTCACGGAGGATGCGCCCGGCACCCTCGTCGAGGCGTTCGACGCGGCCTTCGCGGCGGCCGACGCCACGGCACCCGCGGTGGTGTCCGCCGACGGCACGGTCTCCTTCGCCGAGCTGGACCGCGCCGCGTCCGCCGTGGCCGCCGCCCTCGTCGGGGCGGGCGTCGCCGCCGAGGAGCCGGTGGCCGTGCCCGCCGGGCGTTCCTGGCGCACCGTCGCCGCGCTGATCGGTGTGCTGCGGGCCGGGGCCGTCTACGTACCGCTGGACACCGCGGCGCCCACGGCGCGGCAGGTGTCGCTGCTGCGGGCGGTCGCGGCGCGGCGCCTGGTGGCCCCGGACGGGCACGGCGTGCCGGACGGGCTGGCCGGGGAGTTCGACATCCTCACCCCGCCCTCGGCCGAGGCCCCGGCGCCCGCCGCGCTGCCGAAGGTCCGGCCGGACGATGCCGCGTACATCGTCTTCACCTCCGGCTCCACCGGCGCGCCGCGCCCCGTGGTCGTCGAACACCGTGCGGTGGCGCACCTGTTGCGGGCGCTGAAGGAGACGGTCCACGCCGACGCCGGGCCGGGGCTGCGGATCGCGGTGAACGCCCCGCTGACCTTCGACGCCTCCGTCAAGCAGCTGATCCAGCTCGCCGCCGGGCACACGCTGTGCCTGGTACCGGACGAGATCCGCCACCACGGCGGTGAGCTGCTGGCCCACCTCGCCGAGCAGCGGGTCGACGTGTTCGACTGCACGCCCTCCCACCTGCGCGCGGTGCTGGCGGCGACGGCGGGCACCGGGGCAGCCCTGCCCGCCACCGTCCTGATCGGCGGCGAGGCGGTCGACCCGTCCTTGTGGGACACCCTCGCCGCCCTCGACGGGGTGCGTGCCGTCAACGTCTACGGCCCGACCGAGTGCACCGTCGACGCCACCGCCGCCGAGATCACCGAAGGCACCCGGCCCACCATCGGCCGGCCGCTGCCCGGCAACGACGTCCTGGTCCTCGACGCGGACCTGCGGCCCGTACCGCCGGGCGTGGCGGGCGAGTTGTGCGTCGCGGGCCCCCAGCTCGCCCGCGGCTACCTCGGCGACCCGGAGACCACCGGACGCCGCTTCGTGACCGCCGAGGCGCTGCCGGACGGCGCCCGGCGGGTCTACCGCACCGGCGACCGGGTGCGGTACCTGGCCGACGGCACCCTCGCCTACCTCGGCCGTACCGACGACCAGGTGAAGGTCCGCGGTTTCCGGGTCGAGCCCGGCGAGATCCAGGCCGTCCTCGGCACCCACCCGGGCGTCGCGCAGGCGGTGGTCGTGGCCCGGGAGAACGCGGACGGCACCTCGCTGACCGGCTACGCCCGGCCCGTCGCCGACGCCGTGCCCGGCCTCGACCCGGACCGCGTCGCGGGCGTCAACCCGCACGAGACCCGCTACCTGTACGACGAGATCTTCCTCCAGCGCACCTACCTGCGCGGGGGCGTGACCCTGCGTGAGAACGCCGTCGTCGTCGACGTCGGCGCCAACATCGGGATGTTCTCGCTCTTCGTCCACCAGCTGTGTCCGAGCGCCTCGCTGTACGCCTTCGAGCCGCTGGCTCCGGTCTACGAGCACCTGCGGACCAACACCGGCCGGTTCGGGGTGCGGGCGAAGACCTTCCCGTACGGCCTGGGGGCCGCGGACGGCGAGCTGTCGTTCACCTACTACCCCGGCTACTCGATGATGTCCGGCGTCAGCGCGTACTCCGACGCGGACTCCGAGGTCGAGGTCATCAAGCGCTACCTGGCCAACGAGCGGGGGCAGGGCCTGGAGGACAGCGGCCGGCTCCTCGATCGGGCCGACGAGCTGCTGGCGGACCGGTTCCGCGGCGAGGAACTGCGCGCGCGGGTACGGCGGTTCTCCGATCTCGCCGACGAGGAACACCTCACCCGTGTCGACCTCCTCAAGATCGATGTCCAGCGGGCCGAACTGGACGTGCTGCGGGGCATCGACGCCCGCCACTGGGGCCTGGTGCAGCAGGTCGTGATGGAGGTGCACGACGGCACCGGCAGCGCCACCGAGGGGCGCCTCGGCGAGATCGTCGCCCTCCTGGAGGAGCGGGGCTTCACGGTCACGGCGGAGCAGGACAGCCTCCTCGAAGGCACCGACCGGCACTCCCTGTACGCGGTCCGCGCCGGGTACGCCGACGACCCGCGCCC
Proteins encoded in this region:
- a CDS encoding amino acid adenylation domain-containing protein, which encodes MHVRAGPGLGHARVGQELVLRASALLSDSAGLRLLLGELATAYQGGTLDDDPDRLQFLDVSEWLLEQADEAAARPAPAAPGTVVERLSLPFSDGGPAQAPHVFRAELGRAATEALHRRAAIQGVPVRSLALAAWALALASRNENGAGADDAAFPLGLHVDGRSAPGTGTVAGALDSRLAVSIPLPLPAAPKELLDVLQRQVSQAVEAAAYAGPAGDEEFAAGFAASEPDTVREWAGLPVASLTVDGPAPVSPLHLSAEIGPEAIRLALHHDPGHYGGEAVRRLLDGTVAILHTLPAAFEDDRALHICGEQEAALLARWSRGGTLTEDAPGTLVEAFDAAFAAADATAPAVVSADGTVSFAELDRAASAVAAALVGAGVAAEEPVAVPAGRSWRTVAALIGVLRAGAVYVPLDTAAPTARQVSLLRAVAARRLVAPDGHGVPDGLAGEFDILTPPSAEAPAPAALPKVRPDDAAYIVFTSGSTGAPRPVVVEHRAVAHLLRALKETVHADAGPGLRIAVNAPLTFDASVKQLIQLAAGHTLCLVPDEIRHHGGELLAHLAEQRVDVFDCTPSHLRAVLAATAGTGAALPATVLIGGEAVDPSLWDTLAALDGVRAVNVYGPTECTVDATAAEITEGTRPTIGRPLPGNDVLVLDADLRPVPPGVAGELCVAGPQLARGYLGDPETTGRRFVTAEALPDGARRVYRTGDRVRYLADGTLAYLGRTDDQVKVRGFRVEPGEIQAVLGTHPGVAQAVVVARENADGTSLTGYARPVADAVPGLDPDRVAGVNPHETRYLYDEIFLQRTYLRGGVTLRENAVVVDVGANIGMFSLFVHQLCPSASLYAFEPLAPVYEHLRTNTGRFGVRAKTFPYGLGAADGELSFTYYPGYSMMSGVSAYSDADSEVEVIKRYLANERGQGLEDSGRLLDRADELLADRFRGEELRARVRRFSDLADEEHLTRVDLLKIDVQRAELDVLRGIDARHWGLVQQVVMEVHDGTGSATEGRLGEIVALLEERGFTVTAEQDSLLEGTDRHSLYAVRAGYADDPRPVVADARTQAPVDGVVLRDWLAERLPAHLVPGAVVTLDAFPLTRNGKIDRAALPEPAERDRASAELVAPRNRTEEVLAEVWQEALRLDRVSVEDDFFRLGGDSIRAIQVQVAAGSRGLEIQLRDIFSCATIRELAEAEGTVLTENAPAR